GCATTGACAAGCTCACGCTGGCGGCCCTGGAAGCCACCTTGCAGCTGTATCGGGACCCGGCAGCCGCTACTAAAGAGATTCCCACCCTGCGGATGCTGACCATGTCCTTTGAACACACCTGCCAGCGGGCCGCACTTCTGGAGAAACAGGTCCAAAAAGTCTGCGGTGCCGGGGATATCGTGGCGTGTGCGGACCTGGAATCCCGGCCCGGGGGCGGTTCGTTTCCGGACCTGAGACTTCCCACCCGGTGTGTCACCCTGATCCCGAAGAACATGTCTGTGGCCACTTTAGAGCGCCGCATGCGGCTGTCCACGCCGGCGGTCATCGCCAGGATTGAAAACAACCGGTACATCATGGACCCCCGGACCATTCAACCCGGACAGGAAACGCTTATTTCATCAACCCTTGAAACCATATTGAGAACATCATGACACCCAGATTCACATCCAGGGAATTTTCTTTTCTCAAACCGGATTCCGACACATCGTCTCCCATCCAGGCCCCTGACACCTATTTTTCAGACCTGGTGCATCAGAAATCCGCTGCATTTACCGCTTTTGAACAACGGTTGTTATCAGTGGACATTCCCAAAAAAAAGTTTATCTGCGCGGTGATTCAGGTGGCAGATACGGCAACGGAAGACATCCTGGAAAAGGCCCGGGATATTTTTGAATCCTGGTTACGTTCCATGTCCGACAACCAGCGGGGTATCTGGGAAACCCTGGATAACCGGGCGTTTGTGCTTGTTTTCTGGGATTATGACAACCAGAAAACAGCCATGGATCTGCTGGAATCCCTTAAAGCCAAGATCACCCGGGCATTGAAAACAGAACTGCTGGTGGGGGTGGCCCGGTTTCCCTTTCAGAAATATTCCCGTTCCGAGGTGTTTGCCAATGCCCTGAAAGCCATTGATCATGCCGCTTTTTTCGGTTTCGGCCACATGCGGCATTTTGACGGAATTTCCCTGAACATCAGCGGAGACCGGCTGTACCAGCTGGGACACTATGATGCCGCCATCAAAGAATATGAAAAAGGCCTGGCCCTGTCTCCCAAAGACATCAACCTGATGAACAGTTTAGGGGTGTGTTACGGGGTCACGGGCAACCTGGAAAAAGCCAAGACATATTTTGAAGCAGCCCTGGATATCAATCCCAAAGAGGTCATGGTGATCTACAACCTGGGTCTGACCAGCCAGGTTGTTGAAGACACGGACAAGGCCGTATTACTTCTGCGCAAGGCCCACGGGATTGACGGCCGCATCTTTGAAGTGGAGCTGCTGCTGGGGCATCTGCTGTTTCAGGCAAAAAAACTGGAAGCAGCCCTGCCCCATCTGGAAACCGCGGCCCAGGTGAATCCCAAATCCAGTATGGCCCACCGGATCATGGGAGAAATATTTCTGGAACAGGAAAAACCGGATCAGGCAGGGGCAGCTTTCAATACGGCAGTCAAGCTCAATCCTTTGGATCCCGTGGCCCTGTCCGGGTATGCCTTGGTCATGACACAGAAAAACCGCAATTTAAAAATCGCGTTGACATTTGCTGAAAAAAGCGTGGCCCTGGCCCCTGACAATGAGATGTTTCAGGAGCGGCTGATCCGGGTACAGCAAGCGCTGCAGGAAAATGACGCAGCGGATGACCCGTCCCGCAAATCTGCATCCGCTTAAAAAGGAAGTTGCCATGTCGTTACAAAAATTCACACCCCTGATTCAAACCACTGTCGCAGACAGCATCCAGGTGAAACAGTCTTTTTTTGACACCCACCTGGATGCGGTTGAGACCTGTGCGCGGAAAATAGCAGACACCCTGACTGCCGGCGGCAAACTGCTGTTGTTCGGCAACGGCGGCAGTGCGGCCGACTGTCAGCACATTGCTGCGGAATTTATCAACCGCTTTGCCATGGAACGCCCGCCCCTGCCGGCCATTGCCCTGACCTGCGACACATCTGTGCTCACCAGCATCGGAAATGATTATTCATTTGATGATATTTTTTTAAAACAGATTCAGGCCCTGGGACGGCCCGGGGATCTGGCCATTGCCATTTCCACCTCAGGCAACTCCCCCAATGTGATCCGAGCGGCCGAGGAAGCCCGAAAAATGGGATTATTCGTGGTGGGATTCTCCGGAACCGCCGGCCAGCTTCAGGAGCTCAGCGATATCCCTTTTTGTGTCCACTCTCCGGTCACGGCACGAATTCAGGAAACCCATATTCTGCTGGCCCATATTTTATGCGATCTCACGGAAAGGATCCTGTTTGCATGACACCGGACAGCACCCACCTGGACTTTTCCGGATTAAAGACCTATTCCATTCATGACCGCAACAGTCTGGTTTCCAGAAAAGATTTTGCCCGCCCCTGGCAAAAGGGAAGGGATTTTAAAACCTTTCTGGATACCCTGCCGTCCATTCTGGCCGGAAATGACATCCGGGCGGTCATTCAAGCCGTTGCTGCCGCGGCCCGGGGACAGCACCCTGTGTGTTTTGCCATGGGCGGCCATGTCATCAAAACCGGCATGGCGCCGATCATCATCGATCTGATGGAAAAACAAATTATTACACTGGTGGCCATGAACGGGTCCGGGATCATCCATGATCTGGAGGTGGCACTGGCGGGACGTACTTCCGAAGATGTGGCCGGCAGTCTTGGTGACGGCAGTTTCGGTATGGCCAGGGAAACTGCGGACTGCCTCAATCAAGCCATTGCCCGGGCAGAAAAAGAACACACCGGCCTGGGCAGGGCTGTGGGACAGTTTATTCTGGATCAGCACATGCCTTATCAACACCTGAGTTTCCTGGCTGCCGGTGCCCGACTCAAGGTTCCGGTCACCGTGCATGTGGCCCTGGGAACCGATATCCTGCACATGCATCCCCGATTCAATGCAGCCGCCTGCGGACAGGCATCCATGCATGATTTTCATACGTTTGCGTCACAGATTTCCCGGCTGGAACAAGGCGTGTTCATCAATGCCGGGTCTGCTGTCATTCTGCCGGAAGTGTTTCTCAAAGCCCTGACCCTGGCCCGGAATTTAGGACATCATGTGGAGGATTTCACCACCGTGAACCTGGATTTCATCCGCCATTACCGCCCCATGACCAATGTGGTCAACCGACCTACCCGGGGCAAGGGCCGGGGATTCAGCATTGTGGGGCACCATGAACTGCTGATCCCCCTGATTGCCGCCGGGGTCATTGAATCCTTGTAATTTCAAGGGAATCTTTGCCCCTTCCCTTGAAAAACCGGTGAAAACCCCTTATATTGTGTTTTTTAAATGACGATTACCAACGAGGTGTATCCATGCCGATTTATGAATATCAATGTAATGCATGCCAAAAAGAATTTGAAGCCCTGGTGATGGGGAAGAACGCTCCGGTGTGTCCTTCCTGCAGCAGTCCGGATCTGTCCCGGCTCATGTCCAAATGCGGGTTTGTATCCAAATCCAGTGGTCCGGGCGGTGAAAGCCAGGTGACCGCATCTTCTGCCTCTTCCGCCTGCGGCAGCTGTTCTTCGGGCAGCTGCGCCACCTGCGGTATGGGATAGCCCATGTCTGAAGAAATACGAATCGGCACCCGGGGCAGTCAACTGGCCCTGTGGCAGGCCAATCATGTCAAAGAACTGATTTCACATGCGTTTCCGGAAATTCATGTCACCATCACTGTGATCAAAACCACCGGGGACCGGATTACAGACCGGCCCCTGGCCCAGGTGGGCGGCAAAGGACTTTTTGTCAAGGAGATTGAAGCCGCCCTGCTCAATGGTGAGATCGACCTGGCAGTGCACAGCATGAAAGATATGCCCGGAGAACTGCCCTTGGGATTGACCATCGGGGCCGTGCCCTGCCGGGAAAATCCCTTTGATGTGCTGATTTCCCGGCATAACCTGGCACTGGATGACTATCCCCCGGGAACCGTGGTGGGCACCTCCAGTCTGCGGCGGGCTTCCCAGCTCAAATTTCTTAGACCGGACCTGACCATCCGTTCCATCCGGGGAAATTTAGATACCCGGATGCGCAAACTCATGTCAAAAGAATTTGATGCCATTGTGCTGGCAGCCGCCGGCCTGCTGCGCCTGGGCCAGGCAGACAAGATCACCCAGTACCTGGATGAGAATACCATGGTCCCGGCCGTAGGCCAGGGGGCGTTGTGCATTGAAACCCGGGACAACGATGCAAAAACAGCGCACATTATGGCAAAACTGGACCATGGCCCTACCCGTGTGTGTGTTCAGGGAGAACGGGCCTTTTTAAAACAGATTGAAGGCTCCTGCCATATCCCTGTGGCATGTTATGGCAAAATAATTGAAGATAACGTCCTTCTCACTGCAGTGGTTTCGTCGGAAGACGGTTGCAGGCGAATCAGAGAACAGACCCTTTCCCCTGTAACCGATGTTGCCGCCCGGGGGCGGGCCCTGGCACAGACTGTGCTGGAAAACGGCGGCAAACAGATTTTGGAGACCCTGACAACTCATGACAAATAAATCCGGTAAAGTCTATCTGATCGGGGCTGGCCCCGGTGATCCGGGCCTGCTTACGCTCAAGGCAAAATCCTGCATTGAACAGGCGGATGTGGTGGTTTACGACTATCTGGCACCCCCGGCTTTTCTGGCGTATGCATCCAAAGATGCCCAGCGCATCTATGTGGGGAAAAAAGGCGGGGATCACACCTTGTCCCAGCATGAAATCAACCAGCTGCTGGTGGAAAAGGCGGGACAGGGACTGCATGTGGCAAGGCTCAAAGGCGGAGACCCGTTTGTGTTCGGCAGAGGCGCGGAAGAAGCCCAGGAACTGCTGGCGGCCGGGGTTGCCTATGAAGTCATCCCAGGTGTCACTTCAGCCATATCCGCACCGGCCTATGCCGGTATTCCGGTCACCCACAGAGATCACACCTCGTTTGTCTCTTTTATCACCGGCCATGAAGACCCCACCCGCAAAAATTCCCGCATGCAGTGGGATGTGTTTGCCAGATCCGATGCCACCCTGGTGTTTCTCATGGGGGTGAAAAATCTGGAAAACATTGTCACCCAGCTGATGAAACACGGCAAACCGGCAGATACCCCAGTCGCTCTGGTGCGGTGGGGAACCACCCCCCAGCAGCAAACCGTCACCGGTACTCTGGAAACCATTGTTGAAAACATCCGTCAGGCCCGCCTGAAATCACCGGCTGTGATTGTGGTGGGATCTGTGGTGTCCCTGCGCAAAGAACTGGCCTGGTTTGACAGGACCCCCTTGTTTGGTAAAAACATCGTCATCACCCGGGCCCGGGCCCAGGCATCCGGTCTGGCGGCCGATTTAACAAGACTGGGGGCCAACTGCATTGAAATCCCCACAATCCGGATTGAGCCGCCGGCCGACAATACCCCGGTCATTGATGCCATCCATCGAATCAAAGAATATGACTGGCTGGTATTCACTTCCGTCAATGGGGTTCAATTTTTCTTTGATACCCTGTTTGGTCTGGGCAAAGATGTCCGGATCCTGGGACATTTGAAATTTGCCTGTATCGGCCCGGTGACCAAACAGCGCCTGGCGGATTACGGCATTGTCAGTGACATTCTTCCTGAAACGTTTCGGGCGGAATCGGTGGTCCAAGCGTTCTCGACAGCGGATATTCAAGGTAAAGCCGTGCTGTTGCCCCGGGCCAAAAAGGCAAGAACCATTCTGCCGGAGGAATTGACCCAATTGGGTGCCCGGGTGGATGAAGTCACCGCCTATGAGACAGTCCTGGAACAGGAAGCCGGTCCGACCCTCAATGAACTGCTGGAAAACAAACAGATTGACGCCGTCACTTTTACCAGTTCTTCCACAGTGACCAATTTCATGTCTCTGCTGCCTTCGGGCAAAGCCGCTGACCTGATGAAACATGTCACCATTGCCAGCATCGGCCCCATCACTTCAGATACCGTCCGAACTTTCGGACTGACACCCACAATGGAAGCCGATCCTTACACCATCGAAGGCCTGGTGGACCAATTGTTGACCCATTACATCCAGAGGGGGATATCATGAATGCCGGAGGCCGCCCCATCAACTACCTGCGGATTTCGGTAACCGACCGGTGCAACTTCCGGTGCCGCTATTGTGTTCCGGCTTCCCCTTTTACCGTGATTCCCCACAATGAAATTGCCAGGTATGAAGAAATTCTGAGAATCACCCGGCTGGCTTGTGACATGGGGATCACCAAAGTACGGCTCACTGGTGGGGAACCGTTTGTAAGAAAAAATATTCTTTCTTTTATTCAGCAGCTGTGTGCCATCAACACCCTGAAAGATATCTCCATCACCACCAACGGATCTCTACTGACCCGGGAGAAAATCCAGGCGCTTCTGGACATGGGGATTCGCCGGCTCAACTTCAGTCTGGATACCCTGGTTCCGGCCCGGTTTGAAGCCATCACCCGGCGCAACCGTTTCGACCATGTGTGGGAGTCGATCATGACCGCCCATGAACTGGGCATGGCCCCCATTAAAATCAACACTGTGGTCATCCGGGGCATCAATGATGATGAAGTGGCCGACCTGGCGGCGTTGACCCTTAATTTCCCTTTTCATATCCGGTTCATCGAATACATGCCCATGGGGGAGTCACACTTGGAAAAACAGCAACAGGTGTTGACAGCGGAAATCCGGCAGAATATTGAAACCCGTCTGGGGCCGTTGCAGCAAATACCCCACCGGGCCAACGACGGCCCATCCAAAAATTTTCAGCTGTCCGGTGGTTCAGGCATCGTTGGATTCATCACACCCATCTCCTCCCATTTCTGCAGTGAATGCAACCGGCTTCGCCTGACGTCCCGGGGATATCTGCGGCCCTGCCTGCTAAATGACTATGAAAAAGACATTTTAACGCCCTTGCGGGAAGGCGCCACTGATGAACAATTAAAAGAGATCATTCAATCATCTCTCAAACACAAGCCGTTGTGTCACACCTTAGGGCAGCAGCGACCCAAAGATATGCCCATCAGCCATATGACCTCCATTGGAGGGTAACAACTTTTAAAAAAAGAAATCCCCTGAAAAAAGCTTTCAGGGGATTTCCAAATGTGTAAAACAGATTAACGCCGTAATTTCCTGGCGCAATAATTATGTGCTAATCCATGATCAATTCAATTTGAACCATGGGCGCCACATCCCCTTTACGAGGACCCAGCTTGGTTATTCTGGTATAACCGCCCTGCCGTGAGGCAAAACTTTCCGACATTTCATCAAAAAGTCTGTGCACCACATCTTTTTCCTGGATCACTGCCAGGGCCTGCCGTCTGGCATGAAGATCGCCCCGCTTGGCCAGAGTGACCATGTTGTCGGCAATGACCCGCAGGCCTTTGGCTTTGGCTTCTGTGGTTTTGATGCTGGTGTGCTTGAACAGGGATGTCACCATGTTTCTAAACATCGCCTTGCGGTGACTTGAGGTTCTGTTCAGTTTTAATACGGATTTTCTATGTTTCATGGCGATTATTCTCCTTGCTGATTATTCTCTTCTTCCGGTGGTTCGAATCCTTCGAGATCCATACCCAAAGAAAGATCCATGGAAGCCAGAACTTCTTTGATTTCATTCAACGATTTTCGACCGAAGTTCTTGGTTTTGAGCATTTCATTATCTGTTTTCTGAACCAGTTGATAAATGGTATGTATTTTGGCATTTTTCAGACAGTTGGAGCTTCTGACAGACAATTCAAGTTCATCCACGGAACGATAAATGTTTTCATTGAATTTGTTGTCGGCCTCTTCACCGTTTTCTTCGGAAAAATCAGGTTCTTTTTCCTCATCAAAATTGATGAACGGGTTCATCTGTTCCTTGAGGATTTTAGCGGCATAGGCCACCGCGTTTTCCGGAATGACACTGCCGTCTGTCCAGACTTCCAGCGTCAGTTTGTCATAGTCCGTTTTCTGACCGATCCGGGACGTACCCACCACATATTTCACGCGTTTAATCGGAGAAAAGACCGCATCAATGGGAATGGTGCCGACAGGTGCGTCTTCATCCTTATTGGCAGATGCCAGTGCATACCCTTTTCCGATTTTGACCACCATGGTCATGTTCAACACCCCGTTTTTGGACAGTGTGGCAATATGCTGTTCCGGATTTAAAATCTCCACCTTACCGTCCGGGCTGACAATATCAGCACCTGTCACTGTTGTTTCACCTTTGGCACTGAGTGTCAGAATCCGGTCTTCCACGTCATGCGCCTTGAGTTTCAGTTCCTTGAGGTTCAAAATAATTTCTGACACATCTTCCCGGATATCGGAAATAACGCTGAATTCATGCAGGGCATCATCAAACTTTACCGATACGATCGCCGCACCATAGATGGATGATAAAATTATCCGCCGCAGAGAATTGCCGATGGTAATTCCGTATCCTCTTTCCAGCGGTTCACACACAAATTTTCCATATGTTGAAGTCGTCGTGACGTCAAGCTTTTCGGGCTTGATCATCTCTCGCCAGTTGACATATGCAATTTTTTCAGATGACATTTAAATCTCCTGAATCTTTATTGGATCCATCATGCTATCAGGATGTATCCTATTTTGAATACAGCTCAACGATCAACTGTTCCTGAATCGGCAATGTGATGTCTTCTCTGGCTGGAATGTTTACCACTTCACCTTGAAATTTTTCCTTATCGATTTCCAGCCATTGAGGAATTCCCCGTCTGACAATCGCATCCAAGGAATCTGATATGGCCTGGATCTTTTTGCTTTTTTCCCGCAAAGCGACAATATCCCCTTTTTTGACATGAAAAGACGGGATATCCACTTTTTTGCCGTTCACAGTGAAATGTCCGTGCTGGACCAGATGTCTTCCCTGATTCCTGGAATTGACAAACCCCATTCTGAATACTGTATTGTCCAACCGGGTTTCCAGCAGGCTCAGCAGGTTGGTGCCGGTGATCCCTTTTTGTCTGTCCGCCCGTTTAAACGTGATGCGGAACTGTTTTTCAGACAGGCCGTAAATTCTGCGGACTTTTTGCTTTTCCCGCAACTGTAAACCGTAATCAGACACTTTGACTCTTTTTTGACCATGTTCTCCCGGGGGGTATCCCCGCCGGTCAAAACTGCATTTGTCTGAAAAACAGCGGTCGCCTTTCAGAAAAAGTTTGATATTCTCGCGTCTGCACTGACGACAGACTGATCCTGTATAACGTGACAACGTTTTCCTCCTTTATCAATCCAATGTGGACTTATACTCTTCTACGTTTGGGCGGACGGCATCCATTATGGGGCACCGGGGTAACATCCTTGATCATGGAAATATTGAATCCCAGGGCATGCAAAGCCCGCAGCGCGGATTCTCTTCCCGGGCCGGGCCCTTTGACATAAACGCCCACATTTTTCATACCATGTTCCATGGCTTTGGCTCCGGCATCTTCCGCCACCAGTTTGGCCGCAAACGGAGTGCTTTTTCTGGACCCCTTGAAACCCTGCATCCCGGCACTGGCCCAGGAGATCGTATTCCCGTTTTCATCGGCAATGGTGACAATGGTATTGTTGAACGTGGATTGAATATGCACAATGCCGGTGGAAATATTCTTTTTCACCCGTTTTTTGCTAATGGTCTTTTTCGACTTTTTTGCCATAGTTATTAAACCTTAAATTATGTATATTAATACTATTTCTTCTTTTTAACTGCGGCTCTTTTCGGGCCTTTCCGGGTTCTGGCATTGGTGGACGTCCGCTGTCCATGACAGGGAAGGCCTTTTCTGTGGCGCAGGCCACGATAACATCCCAGGTCCATCAATCGTTTGATGTTCATGGACACGTCCGTCCTGAGTTCACCTTCGACCTTGTATTCCGCGTCAATGGTTTTCCGGATATCATTGACCTGCTCTTCTGTCAGGCTGCCAGCCGTGAGCGTCGGGTCGATTCCGGTTTTGTCAAGAATCTGTCTGGATCTGCTGGGACCGATACCGTAAATATAGGTCAGTGCAATCCACGCGTGCTTATCCTTTGGTAAGTCTACTCCTGCAATACGTGCCAAATTTCTTTCCCCCTATCCCTGCCGCTGTTTATGGCGCTTGTTAATACAAATAACCCTGATGACACCACGTCTCTTAATAATTTTACAGTCTCTGCATATTTTTTTAACAGATGCTCTTACTTTCATCTATTTACTCCTAATCTGATTGTTCCATTTATTTAAAGCGGTATGTGATTCTTCCCCGGCTCAGATCATAGGGGGATATTTCCACTGTTACCCTGTCTCCGGGTAATATTTTTATGAAATGCATGCGCATTTTTCCCGAAATATGCGCCAAAAGGACATGTTTGTTTTCAAGTTCTACTTTGAACATGGCATTTGGCAGGGTTTCAAGTACTTTCCCGTCGACTTTGATGGGCTCTTCTTTTGCCATAATCTTAAATTCATCTCCTTTTGCTATGAAAGGTTAAGATCTGCCCTTAATGCGCCTGGCGCCGGACCTTCCAAGAAAACCGTCATAATTACCCGTAATCAAATGGGATTCGATCTGTGAAATGGTATCGATGGATACCCCGACCACGATCAACAGCGCTGTACCGCCGAAATAAAAAGGCACGTTGAATTTATCCATGAGCATGGTGGGAAGCACACATACGGCAGATACATAGATGGCACCCGCCAGCGTGATCCTCGTCAACACTTTGTCGATATATTCAGACGTCCGTTTCCCCGGACGGATTCCAGGAATATACCCACCATTTTTTTTCATGTTATCTGCCACATCATCCGGATTGAACTGCACAGCCGTATAAAAAAAGCAGAAAAAGATGATAAATCCCACATACAACAGATAATACCAGATGGTACCCGGACTGAACATGGCTGCAACGGTCTGCAGTATGGGCATGTTGGCAAACTGCGCAATCGTGGTGGGGAACATGATGATGGAAGACGCAAAAATGGGTGGAATCACACCGGCGGTGTTGATTTTCAACGGCAGATGCGAAGTTTGACCGCCGTACATTTTGCGACCCACCACCCGTTTGGCATAATGCACCGGTATCCTTCGCTGGGCCTGTTCCATAAAAATGATGCAGGCCACCACGCTGACCATGATAACCAGCAGAATGATGATGGCAAAAATTCCCATTTCACCCGTGCTCATCAGCCGCACGGTATTTCCGATGGCAGACGGCATGGCCGCCACAATACCGGCAAAAATGATCAGGGAGATGCCGTTTCCGATCCCTCTTTCCGTGATCTGTTCCCCCAGCCACATGATAAATGCGGTACCGGCGGTCAATGTAATGATCGTCACCAGGCGAAAACCCCATCCCGGATCCGGCACAATGGCAACGCCGGCCGGAGATGTCATGGATTCCAGGCCCACACTGATACCAAAGCCCTGAATGATGCTCAAAACCACGGTGCCATAGCGGGTGTACTGGGTCTTCTTCTTTCGTCCCGCATCCCCTTCCTTTTTTAGCTGGGCCAGATGAGGCACGACCACCGTCATCAACTCCAGAATAATGGAGGCACTGATGTAAGGCATAATACCCAGAGCGAAAATGGACAACCGTTCCAGTGCACCACCTGAAAACATGTTGAACATGGAAAACAGGGTGCCGGAGGCAGCTGCAAAAAATGAGGCCAGCGCAGTGGCGTCAATCCCCGGGGTCGGCACATGGACGCCGATGCGGTAGACAAACAGCAATGCAAGCGTCATCAGAATCTTGCGTTTGAGATCAGGCAGTTTCAAGACATTCTGGTAGCTGTTTTGTATCATCCTATACGGTCCTCATTTGATTGGGGCTTATTCAACACTGCCACCGGCAGCTTCAATTTTGTCTCTGGCAGTTTTGGAAACCAAAAGATTTTTCAATACCAGTTTCTTGGTTACATCGCCTGAGCCTAAAATCTTGATACCGTCGACCCGGCCTTTGACCAGATTGGCTTGATACAGAATTTGCGGATCAATGGTGACACCTTCTTCAAACCGCTCCAGATCCTTTATATTCAACACCGCATTGTTTGTTTTAAATATGTTTGTAAACCCGCGTTTGGGCAACCGACGGTAGATCGGCATCTGTCCGCCTTCGAATCCGGGTCTGACACTGCCCCCGGAACGGGCTTTCAAGCCTTTATGACCCCGGGTAGAGGTTTTTCCCATACCCGACCCCGGGCCCCTGCCCACGCGTTTTCTATTTTTTCTGCTTCCCGGCGCCGGGGCCAGATCATGAAGCTGCATGTTATACCTCCTCTACTTTCAACAGGTGAGACACCTTTTTAACTTGTCCCAGTATGACAGGATCATTTTTGTGTTCCACCGTCTGGTGCATTTTTTTAATGCCCAGAGATCGAACAATCCGGCCGTGTTTCGCCGGACGTCCTATCGTGCTCCGAATCTGTGTAATTCTCAATTTATCAGCCATAGCAACCCCCTTTGATGGTGCGTCAAATCAAATTTCTTCCGGTTTCAGGCCCCGCCTTCTGGCCACATCCTCTTTCAGACAAAGAGACTGCAAACCGGCCATGGTTGCCCTGACAATGTTCTGCGTGTTGTGGGTCCCAATACATTTAGTTAAAATATCGGTCACACCCGCCACTTCCAGTACCGCACGAATACCGCCGCCGGCAATCAATCCCGTACCCGGTGATGCGGGTTTCAGCAACACGCGCCCGGCCCCGGCTTTGCCCACCACCTCAAACGGCACTGTGCCGTCTAACAGAGCAATTTTAACCATATTCCGTTTGGCTTTTTCCATGCCTTTACGAATGGCTTCAGGGACTTCAGTGGCTTTACCTAGACCGTACCCCACACTGCCTTCACCATCGCCGACCACAACCAGGGCACTGAAGCTGAAATTCCGGCCGCCTTTGACCACTTTGGCCACCCGGTTGATTCTGACGACTTTATCGATTAATCCATTGTCTTCCATTTGCTGTCTAGCCAAGGGTTTCCTCCTTAATTAGAATTCCAGACCAGCTTCACGAGCCCCGTCTGATAGTGCTTTGATTCGTCCATGATACAGAAATCCATTCCGGTCCAGCATCACTTTTGTGATACCCTTGTCCAAGGCTTTTTTACCCAGAAGGACCCCCACTGCTTTGGCAATTTCCTGTTTTTTGCCTGTGACGGGGTGCAACTTGTAATCTTTATCCAAGGTAGAGGCGGACACCAGGGTTTCCCCGATGGTATCGTCAATAATCTGGGCATAAATGTGGCTGGAACTCCTGAAAACACTCAGTCTGGGACGGTTTTTGTCGCCATGCATGTGCTTTCTGATTCTTTTTTTCCGCTTGAGTCTTGCCATAACTTTTGGTGATGTATTTCCCATGATAACTATTCCCAGGTTTTAGTTTTTACCCGCAGTCTTGCCTGCTTTTCTGATAATCCGTTCATCCACATACATGATTCCCTTGCCTTTATAAGGTTCAGGAGGTCTGATAGCCCTGATGTTGGCTGCAGTCTGACCAAGCAATTCTTTATCAATTGCAGTCAGCGTTATCTTGGTGTTGTTCTCCACGGCAGCGCCGACCCCTTCAGGAAGAACAAATTCCACCGGATTGGAATACCCGACATTCAGGACCAGCTGAGTCCCTTTGGATTCGGCTCGATACCCGATGCCCGCCAAAATCAGTTGTTTTTCATAGCCGTTGCTGACACCTGTCACCATATTGGCGATCAAAGAACGGAACAATCCCTGCAATGCGA
The window above is part of the Desulfotignum phosphitoxidans DSM 13687 genome. Proteins encoded here:
- the rplR gene encoding 50S ribosomal protein L18, translated to MGNTSPKVMARLKRKKRIRKHMHGDKNRPRLSVFRSSSHIYAQIIDDTIGETLVSASTLDKDYKLHPVTGKKQEIAKAVGVLLGKKALDKGITKVMLDRNGFLYHGRIKALSDGAREAGLEF
- the rplF gene encoding 50S ribosomal protein L6, encoding MSRIGKKPVQLPDKVQITLNGDVIQVKGPKGNLERQIHPAVTIEMNDSVLEVKTDDQDRKKVALQGLFRSLIANMVTGVSNGYEKQLILAGIGYRAESKGTQLVLNVGYSNPVEFVLPEGVGAAVENNTKITLTAIDKELLGQTAANIRAIRPPEPYKGKGIMYVDERIIRKAGKTAGKN